One genomic segment of Clavelina lepadiformis chromosome 3, kaClaLepa1.1, whole genome shotgun sequence includes these proteins:
- the LOC143450480 gene encoding uncharacterized protein LOC143450480: MEFYWKRIAFCKVIRAIFIISAMSIGKAMTSPFDVLPSFDGSGAASKTPPPCGGDLIASFEAKSIPFPRANETWRQVFCEWKIRAPHPFLTIGIAFVDIDIMYRGFESNDYLIDIHDGPNAEHIRTLYWHGFHDFQLLLPFQSSADSVFVNITAFHAEPTLNAKLLYFLCGGTVANDMKISSPMFSPSYANDILSSHMQCTWNLVKPKNARYGFLHMHNLNVRKCGVLSLTAYGGALLVGENATNDENNTIVTTTPPSTKNVTRIDNTTMGGIYQLTDINNETFVQGNNRTHVHRIDICQHSQIAWMGFNGSRAELKFSLNIFSNLSGSFGIPSFNAAFIAVRKVPEMKKAPPPPWYLNYAPVVIYLPLGVILGVVIMLIQGRRRGPSEVRLNRVNATNGNCLSLSESSTADAHCVCVVEVPPKSIMRHSRRRREDDPGPDRNPPSKQHPEIPDANPTELSSLAGLNNNNIYTMEHSDQDEMLEQSTSNVTCYQLRNSTLVNISRTDSDTPLLKEGTGKRVTFHED, encoded by the exons ATGGAGTTTTACTGGAAGAGGATCGCCTTTTGTAAAGTGATCAGagcaatttttattatttcagcCATGTCAATTGGAAAAG CAATGACGTCACCATTTGATGTTCTTCCATCTTTCGACGGCTCTGGTGCAGCCTCGAAAA CACCGCCACCGTGCGGAGGAGACCTAATAGCGTCGTTTGAAGCAAAGAGCATTCCTTTTCCACGCGCGAATGAAACTTGGCGTCAGGTATTTTGTGAATGGAAGATCCGAGCTCCGCACCCTTTCCTAACT ATTGGTATCGCGTTTGTTGACATTGACATCATGTACAGAGGTTTCGAAAGCAATGATTACCTGATCGATATCCACGACGGGCCCAACGCCGAACACATTAGAACGTTGTACTGGCATGGGTTTCACGATTTCCAACTGCTCTTGCCTTTCCAGTCGAGCGCCGATTCAGTTTTTGTGAATATTACTGCTTTTCATGCCGAACCCACACTGAACGCAaagcttttgtattttctATGCGGTGGTACGGTCGCCAATGACATGAAAATTAGCAGTCCCATGTTTAGTCCTTCGTACGCCAACGACATATTAAGTTCACACATGCAGTGTACATGGAATTTGGTAAAACCGAAAAACGCAAGGTACGGATTTCTGCACATGCATAATCTGAACGTACGGAAATGTGGCGTCCTGTCACTGACCGCATACGGAGGAGCGCTTTTGGTGGGAGAAAACGCCACgaatgatgaaaacaacacAATTGTCACCACAACGCCGCCTTCGACGAAAAACGTCACTCGGATCGACAATACTACAATGGGTGGCATTTATCAATTGACTGATATTAATAACGAGACATTCGTTCAGGGAAACAACAGAACCCACGTACACAGAATCGACATTTGCCAGCATTCGCAGATTGCATGGATGGGTTTTAACGGCAGCAGGGCAGAGTTGAAGTTTTCcttgaacattttttctaaCCTTAGCGGGAGTTTTGGCATCCCTTCTTTCAACGCCGCCTTCATCGCCGTCCGAAAGGTTCCAGAAATGAAAAAGGCGCCCCCTCCACCTTGGTACCTAAACTACGCCCCCGTGGTAATCTACTTGCCGCTCGGAGTGATATTAGGCGTGGTGATAATGTTGATTCAAGGCCGTCGTAGAGGACCTTCAGAAGTCAGGCTCAACCGCGTGAATGCTACAAACGGTAATTGCTTGTCGCTCTCTGAAAGTTCGACCGCCGACGCTCATTGCGTATGCGTTGTTGAAGTTCCGCCGAAATCGATCATGAGGCACTCCCGCAGAAGAAGGGAAGATGATCCGGGCCCTGATAGAAACCCGCCAAGCAAGCAGCATCCGGAAATTCCAGACGCAAATCCAACCGAACTCTCTTCACTCGCTGGTCTCAATAACAACAATATCTATACAATGGAACATAGCGACCAAGATGAAATGTTAGAACAAAGTACCAGCAACGTGACGTGCTACCAACTCAGAAATTCTACGTTGGTGAACATTTCACGAACGGATTCTGACACCCCACTACTGAAAGAAGGGACTGGGAAAAGGGTGACATTCCACGAAGATTGA